One window from the genome of Pseudoalteromonas sp. '520P1 No. 423' encodes:
- a CDS encoding LysE/ArgO family amino acid transporter, which yields MTISAMFQGLVLGASMIIPIGAQNSHILGQGIKRNHHILAATICMVCDVLLIGLGVFGGGQLIASSEWLLLAITWGGISFLLIYGAMSFKTAWQNKYQGFGSQKGIKTKAAVVGTTFAVTLLNPHVYLDTVMILGSVGGQFAGNEKIAFAVGTMLASILWFYSLATGASKMAPWLAQPKVQRMIDMLVGSIMLLVAYSLFNHQF from the coding sequence ATGACTATTTCAGCAATGTTTCAAGGTTTGGTTTTAGGCGCTAGCATGATCATTCCGATAGGCGCACAAAATTCTCATATATTAGGGCAGGGCATTAAACGTAATCATCATATATTAGCCGCAACAATTTGCATGGTGTGTGATGTATTATTAATCGGCTTAGGGGTATTTGGCGGAGGTCAGCTGATAGCCAGTAGTGAATGGCTATTATTAGCGATCACTTGGGGCGGTATTTCATTTTTGTTAATTTATGGTGCAATGTCTTTTAAAACCGCTTGGCAAAATAAATATCAAGGTTTTGGCAGTCAAAAAGGGATTAAAACCAAAGCAGCTGTTGTAGGTACTACTTTTGCTGTGACTTTATTAAATCCGCATGTTTATTTAGATACCGTTATGATTTTAGGCAGTGTTGGCGGGCAGTTTGCGGGTAATGAAAAAATAGCTTTTGCAGTGGGTACAATGTTAGCTTCTATTTTATGGTTTTATAGTTTAGCAACAGGTGCTTCAAAAATGGCTCCTTGGCTTGCACAACCTAAAGTTCAACGCATGATAGATATGCTGGTAGGCTCAATTATGTTGTTAGTTGCTTACTCATTATTTAATCATCAATTTTAA
- a CDS encoding LysR family transcriptional regulator ArgP has protein sequence MNQLDYKLLHALSIVIKQQSFEKAADVLCITQPAVSQRIKQLEQLVAQPVLIRAQPIVATELGKKLLSHYHQVQQLEAELLPQILLDQPESTLTVNLATNADSLATWLIGALTPLINQHPIELNLIVADESRTLDKLKDGEVFGAISLNDKAVSGCEVTQLGTMEYILVASPEFKKRYFANGINQQSLQYAPGAAFDQKDDMHIKFIEQHFGLKGGSYPCHTVRSSEAFVELVKQGAAYSLIPKLQIENELTSGEIINISPNIKLTQTLYWHRWSLVKGVYKQISETIIKTGTDTLKG, from the coding sequence ATGAACCAGCTAGATTATAAATTATTGCACGCTTTAAGCATTGTAATTAAACAGCAAAGTTTTGAAAAAGCAGCTGATGTTTTATGCATTACACAACCTGCGGTTTCACAAAGGATCAAACAATTAGAGCAACTGGTTGCCCAGCCTGTTTTAATACGCGCCCAGCCTATTGTCGCAACTGAGCTAGGTAAAAAACTATTAAGTCATTATCACCAAGTACAACAACTAGAGGCTGAATTATTACCGCAAATTCTACTAGATCAGCCAGAATCCACTTTAACAGTTAATTTAGCAACCAATGCTGATAGCTTAGCGACTTGGTTAATAGGTGCATTAACACCTTTAATAAACCAACACCCAATTGAACTTAACTTAATTGTTGCCGATGAATCCCGTACATTAGATAAATTGAAAGATGGTGAAGTATTTGGTGCCATTAGCCTCAATGATAAAGCAGTTTCAGGCTGTGAAGTGACTCAGCTAGGTACAATGGAATATATTTTAGTAGCTTCACCTGAGTTTAAAAAAAGATATTTTGCCAATGGCATTAATCAACAAAGTTTACAATATGCACCAGGTGCCGCTTTTGATCAAAAAGACGATATGCATATTAAATTCATTGAACAACATTTCGGTTTAAAAGGCGGCAGCTATCCATGTCATACAGTGCGCTCATCAGAGGCTTTTGTGGAATTAGTAAAACAAGGTGCTGCTTATTCTTTGATCCCTAAATTACAAATTGAAAATGAATTAACCTCAGGTGAAATAATTAATATTTCACCAAATATAAAGCTCACTCAAACTTTATATTGGCACAGATGGTCTTTAGTAAAAGGCGTTTATAAACAAATATCTGAAACAATAATCAAAACAGGTACTGATACCTTAAAAGGATAA
- the dapE gene encoding succinyl-diaminopimelate desuccinylase, whose protein sequence is MAESLLTKQYIAQAIENIQKLISYPSITPDHHGCLDYLINWLKKHGFVFEKISKGGVDNLIAYKKFDNDGPNFAFAGHIDVVPADELSWKHPPFSGVISEGKLYGRGAVDMKGSIGCFMSATESVLKTLKKGTLYWLLTCDEEGEAEFGTKIMVEALNKKGIALDYCLVGEPTATSKVGDVIKVGRRGAISAKINFSGKAGHVAYPLLADNALHKAVNFSNQLLQFPWYLGTQHQPGNTLQITYLTTSDFTDNIVPPQAELCFNIRFNSSFDLEEFKSKTINLLHSIDPHARILWQRLCIPYQTVCEAGKESFTDLVSSCIQELFDMQPSLSISGGTSDGRFIANQSTQVIELGPSNKTIHQINENISISEISDLFHLYKKILIKIHSEHQ, encoded by the coding sequence ATGGCTGAATCTTTACTTACAAAACAATATATAGCGCAAGCAATTGAGAACATACAAAAGCTGATTTCTTATCCTAGCATTACGCCAGATCATCATGGTTGCTTAGATTATTTAATTAATTGGTTAAAAAAACATGGATTTGTATTTGAAAAAATATCAAAAGGTGGAGTTGATAACTTAATAGCATATAAAAAGTTTGATAATGATGGTCCTAATTTTGCCTTTGCAGGTCACATTGATGTCGTGCCTGCAGATGAATTATCTTGGAAGCATCCACCTTTTTCTGGTGTGATTTCTGAAGGAAAATTGTATGGCAGAGGGGCTGTTGATATGAAAGGCTCTATAGGTTGCTTTATGTCTGCGACTGAATCTGTATTAAAAACGCTTAAAAAAGGCACCCTGTATTGGCTTTTGACTTGTGATGAAGAAGGTGAGGCTGAGTTTGGCACTAAAATTATGGTGGAAGCATTAAATAAAAAGGGAATTGCTTTAGACTATTGTTTAGTTGGGGAGCCTACAGCGACATCAAAAGTAGGAGATGTAATTAAAGTAGGTAGAAGGGGAGCGATTTCAGCTAAAATTAATTTTAGTGGCAAAGCTGGCCATGTTGCCTATCCTTTATTAGCTGATAATGCATTACACAAAGCAGTTAATTTCTCCAATCAATTATTACAGTTTCCATGGTATTTAGGTACGCAACATCAACCCGGAAATACGCTTCAAATCACATATTTAACTACTTCAGACTTCACTGATAATATTGTCCCCCCCCAAGCAGAGCTTTGCTTTAATATCAGATTTAACAGTAGTTTTGACTTAGAAGAATTTAAAAGTAAAACGATAAATTTATTGCATAGTATTGATCCTCATGCACGAATTTTATGGCAAAGATTATGTATTCCCTATCAAACTGTTTGCGAAGCTGGCAAAGAGAGCTTTACAGATTTAGTGAGTAGCTGCATTCAAGAGTTATTTGATATGCAACCTAGCTTGTCTATTTCAGGAGGTACTTCAGATGGTCGTTTTATTGCTAATCAATCTACGCAAGTAATAGAGCTTGGCCCAAGTAATAAAACGATCCATCAAATAAATGAAAATATCTCAATTTCAGAAATATCGGATTTATTTCATTTGTATAAAAAAATCCTTATTAAAATACATAGTGAACATCAGTAA
- a CDS encoding TauD/TfdA family dioxygenase, with amino-acid sequence MNKTFSKATLLPNSKINIINNFLNSVSTQPNEVGLTVLKATGEVKLSYAELHKKIISLASELQKKHAQGERIVILLNNDEQYVISFFACLFAGLIAVPAHPPESLKPQHLERISSIILDSGASCVITTSDLSNKFEEKLGDIVNVSSIFVDALLDCQDYQYKPVSIQNDDIAFLQYTSGSTALPKGVKVSFSNLDANLKLIQSGFSISQSDKLLSWLPLYHDMGLIGGLLLPLFAGVPLILTSPNYFLERPIRWLEAISKYKITGTGGPDFSYRLCLERIKESQIKDLDLSSWNIAFSGAEPVRYNTLTEFYQKFKSVGFKKEAFYPCYGLAESTLFVTGAKRGKGMITKSIDQAALSQNIAKENKDGAILVSSGGVYQAHEIMIMSAESLTPCNDNEVGEIWVSGKSISSGYWNNQDATNATFVQYKDKSWLRTGDLGFQEQGELFVTGRLKDLIIIRGRNIYPQDVELHIENNCEFTRKGRVAIFAIKTKETETIGVALELPKRFQNKELDSEIFNQINQSVINYCGESIGDVMLLQPGCLPKTSSGKLQRSACSLGYINHTLDEYARFSNQSNSTSASYLAPKTQLAQQVSQIWQDVLSVERVGLNDNFFALGGDSIKAVTMASKVNTDLNYVCEPRLLFESQNLASFVQALELTSAQPTDKQIKIIERSDNMPLSPGQRLMWFTDKLAKSEAERLAYNISGGVEFNGSIDHKKLSEAFKLVFNRHEIFRIAFVEKSEEPSTVLLDEILFELKFADISHHNDSELDNIAIEIQKAFESEGFDLAKPPLLKAKLLHLNANKTQLFVNMHHIISDGWSMSNFMRELGLAYKQVLGGSKAELAPLKVQFLDYAYWQNEYKSSQSYQLEQSYWQKICADTPLNSAIKPHLPKTSEVSYLGKSVQAKFSLTNSEMLLAFAKQQKTSLFNVLLSSYQLFIHGLTKLDDIVLGTDLAGREQPELASLIGYFIKVLPRRSKLEGDLTICEYIQQTQQQSIDINENQNVPLDEIIQLSKVPFKAGVSPLIQQLFVMHNMPEINWQFNDIAASQLVSQANELSKFDSVFFVTPGSEIECRWLFKADLYQEQKMQNLLAKWIEFTVKIISESQSLVASIVKQLQVDIDSEQKSKKSKFSSLKRGLKSKVKAVESPLKKSFFNDKGTFPIVLEAPSKDVDPVSWAQANRPAINDLLLSHGGIVFRGLSLESATDFEKFAEALHPGLYGNYGDLPKNTKGKNTYKSTPYPKDKMILFHNESAHLSKWPRKQWFYCETPSPIGGATPIVDCRKMLDVLSTDLVNKISEKGLLYVRSFIKGLDVPWQSFFQTENKAEVEQMLRNSGTEFEWLEKDGLQTRTKTHGVIVHPLSGERTFFNQVQLHHVSVLDEGDRNDLLELVGENNLPRNVYFGDGSKISTEEMKIIGDAYEECAVRFDWRKSDVVMLDNMLAAHARDPFEGARKIVVAMGDMFNKSQLSISETEEKETEGYEAC; translated from the coding sequence ATGAATAAGACTTTTTCTAAAGCGACTTTATTACCAAATTCAAAAATAAACATAATTAATAACTTTTTAAATTCAGTATCAACTCAGCCTAATGAAGTCGGGTTGACCGTTTTGAAAGCTACTGGGGAAGTGAAGTTATCTTATGCAGAATTACACAAAAAAATTATTTCGTTAGCGAGCGAATTACAAAAAAAACATGCGCAAGGAGAGCGAATTGTCATTTTATTAAACAATGACGAACAATATGTTATCTCCTTTTTTGCTTGTTTATTTGCGGGTTTAATTGCTGTACCGGCACACCCTCCAGAATCTTTAAAGCCACAACATTTAGAGCGTATTAGTTCTATAATTTTAGATTCAGGTGCTAGCTGTGTGATCACTACCTCTGATTTATCGAATAAATTTGAAGAAAAGTTAGGGGATATTGTAAATGTGTCATCAATTTTTGTTGATGCACTTTTAGATTGCCAAGACTATCAATATAAGCCTGTCAGTATACAAAATGATGATATCGCATTTTTACAATATACATCTGGTTCAACTGCCTTACCTAAAGGGGTAAAAGTTAGTTTTTCTAATTTAGATGCAAACCTTAAACTCATCCAGTCAGGTTTTAGTATTTCACAATCTGATAAGCTACTAAGTTGGTTGCCTTTATATCATGATATGGGCTTGATTGGCGGCTTATTATTACCATTATTTGCTGGTGTGCCATTAATTTTAACTAGTCCCAATTATTTTTTAGAAAGACCCATTAGATGGTTAGAAGCCATTTCAAAATATAAGATCACAGGTACAGGTGGGCCAGATTTTTCATACAGGTTATGTTTAGAAAGAATAAAAGAGTCTCAAATTAAAGATCTCGATTTAAGCTCTTGGAATATCGCTTTTTCTGGCGCTGAGCCTGTTCGATATAATACATTGACTGAGTTTTACCAAAAATTCAAAAGTGTTGGGTTTAAAAAAGAAGCTTTTTATCCATGTTATGGCCTAGCTGAGTCGACTTTATTTGTGACTGGTGCTAAGCGTGGTAAGGGCATGATCACTAAATCTATAGATCAAGCAGCACTGTCACAAAATATCGCAAAAGAAAATAAAGACGGGGCCATACTTGTTAGTTCAGGAGGTGTATATCAAGCTCATGAAATAATGATTATGTCAGCAGAGTCACTTACACCTTGTAACGACAATGAAGTTGGTGAGATCTGGGTTAGCGGCAAGAGTATATCGTCTGGATATTGGAATAACCAAGATGCTACGAATGCTACTTTTGTACAATACAAAGATAAAAGTTGGTTAAGGACTGGAGATCTAGGATTTCAAGAGCAAGGTGAGCTATTTGTAACAGGTCGTCTTAAAGATTTAATTATTATTCGCGGGCGTAATATATATCCACAAGATGTAGAACTGCATATTGAAAATAATTGTGAGTTTACCCGTAAAGGCCGAGTGGCAATTTTTGCTATAAAAACAAAAGAAACTGAAACAATAGGCGTGGCTTTAGAGCTTCCTAAGCGATTCCAAAATAAAGAGTTAGACTCAGAGATATTCAATCAAATCAATCAATCGGTAATAAATTATTGTGGTGAATCTATTGGTGATGTAATGCTATTACAGCCAGGTTGTTTACCTAAAACTTCAAGTGGCAAATTACAGCGTTCTGCCTGCTCTTTAGGTTATATTAATCATACACTAGATGAATATGCTCGTTTTTCAAATCAATCAAACTCTACTAGTGCTAGTTATTTAGCTCCAAAAACTCAGTTAGCTCAGCAGGTGAGTCAAATTTGGCAAGATGTGCTATCGGTAGAAAGAGTTGGATTGAATGATAACTTTTTTGCTTTAGGAGGTGATTCAATTAAAGCTGTAACTATGGCGAGTAAAGTTAATACCGATTTAAATTATGTTTGCGAGCCACGCTTATTATTTGAAAGTCAAAATCTAGCTTCATTTGTACAGGCTTTAGAATTAACTTCGGCACAACCTACTGATAAACAAATAAAGATAATTGAACGCAGTGATAATATGCCTTTATCACCAGGCCAAAGGTTAATGTGGTTCACGGATAAATTAGCTAAAAGTGAAGCAGAGCGTTTAGCGTATAATATATCAGGTGGAGTTGAATTTAACGGGAGCATTGATCACAAAAAATTATCTGAAGCATTTAAATTAGTATTCAATCGCCATGAAATTTTCCGTATTGCTTTTGTCGAGAAATCAGAAGAACCAAGCACGGTTTTATTAGATGAAATACTTTTTGAGCTCAAATTTGCCGATATCAGCCATCATAATGACTCTGAATTAGATAATATAGCGATTGAAATTCAAAAGGCGTTTGAGTCTGAAGGATTTGATTTAGCTAAGCCTCCGTTACTAAAAGCTAAATTATTGCATTTGAATGCTAATAAAACTCAATTATTTGTAAATATGCATCATATTATTAGTGATGGATGGTCTATGAGTAATTTTATGAGAGAGCTGGGGCTTGCTTATAAACAAGTTTTGGGAGGTAGCAAAGCTGAACTGGCGCCATTAAAAGTTCAATTTTTAGACTATGCATATTGGCAAAATGAATATAAATCATCTCAAAGCTATCAATTAGAACAAAGTTATTGGCAAAAAATTTGTGCTGATACACCTTTAAATAGTGCAATAAAACCACATTTACCTAAAACTTCAGAAGTTAGCTATTTAGGTAAAAGTGTCCAAGCTAAGTTTTCACTTACAAATAGTGAGATGCTTTTGGCATTTGCTAAACAGCAAAAAACGTCATTATTTAATGTTTTATTAAGTAGCTACCAACTATTCATACACGGATTAACTAAATTAGATGATATTGTTTTAGGGACTGATCTTGCTGGTCGAGAGCAGCCTGAGCTAGCTTCATTAATAGGCTACTTTATTAAAGTGTTGCCAAGAAGGTCTAAACTTGAAGGTGATTTAACCATCTGTGAGTATATTCAGCAAACACAGCAACAAAGTATAGATATAAATGAAAATCAAAATGTCCCGTTAGATGAAATTATTCAATTATCAAAAGTTCCTTTTAAGGCTGGAGTATCACCTTTAATTCAGCAGCTATTTGTAATGCACAATATGCCTGAGATTAATTGGCAATTTAATGATATAGCTGCTTCGCAATTAGTATCTCAAGCGAATGAATTAAGTAAATTTGACTCAGTATTTTTTGTTACACCTGGCAGTGAAATTGAGTGTCGCTGGTTATTTAAAGCGGATTTATATCAAGAACAAAAAATGCAAAACTTATTGGCTAAATGGATTGAATTTACAGTAAAAATAATATCCGAATCACAAAGTCTTGTTGCCTCAATTGTTAAGCAATTACAAGTTGATATCGATAGTGAACAAAAAAGTAAAAAATCTAAGTTTTCATCGTTAAAGCGCGGTTTGAAGTCAAAAGTAAAAGCGGTTGAATCACCACTTAAAAAATCATTTTTTAATGATAAAGGCACATTTCCTATCGTATTAGAAGCACCATCAAAAGACGTTGATCCTGTTAGTTGGGCTCAAGCTAATCGACCTGCAATTAATGATTTATTGTTATCGCATGGTGGCATAGTATTTAGAGGCCTTTCGTTAGAATCAGCTACAGATTTTGAAAAATTTGCTGAAGCTTTGCATCCTGGTCTGTATGGTAATTACGGAGACTTACCTAAAAACACTAAAGGTAAAAATACCTACAAATCCACACCATACCCTAAAGACAAGATGATTTTATTTCATAACGAAAGTGCTCATTTATCTAAATGGCCAAGAAAACAATGGTTTTACTGTGAAACACCTTCACCTATAGGTGGCGCAACACCTATTGTTGATTGTCGAAAAATGTTAGATGTCTTATCAACAGATTTAGTTAATAAAATTTCAGAAAAAGGCCTGTTATATGTTCGAAGTTTTATTAAAGGTTTAGATGTTCCTTGGCAATCATTTTTCCAAACAGAAAATAAAGCTGAAGTAGAGCAAATGCTGAGGAATTCAGGAACCGAATTTGAATGGTTAGAAAAGGATGGTTTACAAACTCGTACTAAAACACATGGCGTTATTGTACATCCGTTAAGTGGTGAGAGAACGTTTTTTAATCAAGTTCAATTGCATCATGTTTCAGTTCTAGATGAAGGAGATAGGAATGATTTACTTGAATTAGTTGGCGAAAATAATTTACCTCGAAATGTTTATTTTGGTGATGGCAGCAAAATATCTACCGAAGAAATGAAGATCATTGGTGACGCATATGAAGAATGTGCGGTTCGATTTGACTGGAGAAAGTCAGATGTTGTGATGTTGGATAATATGCTTGCAGCTCATGCTAGAGACCCTTTTGAAGGTGCACGTAAAATCGTGGTGGCTATGGGAGATATGTTTAATAAATCACAACTATCAATTAGTGAAACTGAAGAAAAAGAAACAGAAGGTTATGAAGCATGTTAA
- a CDS encoding SDR family NAD(P)-dependent oxidoreductase, protein MNFENQLAIVIGASSRIGKKVAKTLLQQGTKVILLDNDKQQLVLLYMQLKNDFENKVFFFEFDIDDKWQVFQFLDMVEQDFGSINNLVNCSDTLSLASIKNEAGRNKQSHFYKCTLQAIAKKMAKQKLSSIVTLETQLKNPLKQSLTKLSRELNTFGVRFNILNSSVFNAQMPVKKMIEFENKISNTIIFLLSDKAKHISMQSLKIDGYPEIESI, encoded by the coding sequence ATGAACTTTGAAAATCAACTCGCTATCGTTATCGGTGCGTCATCAAGAATAGGTAAAAAAGTTGCAAAGACCTTATTGCAACAAGGTACCAAAGTCATCCTATTAGATAATGACAAACAACAACTTGTTTTATTGTATATGCAGCTAAAAAATGATTTCGAAAATAAAGTTTTTTTCTTCGAGTTTGATATAGATGATAAGTGGCAAGTTTTTCAATTTCTAGATATGGTAGAACAAGATTTTGGCTCTATAAATAATTTAGTTAATTGCTCAGATACCTTAAGCCTAGCGTCAATTAAAAATGAAGCTGGTCGCAACAAGCAATCTCATTTTTACAAATGTACTTTGCAAGCGATTGCTAAAAAAATGGCAAAACAAAAATTGAGCAGTATTGTCACGCTTGAAACACAACTAAAGAATCCACTTAAACAGTCATTAACCAAATTATCTCGAGAATTAAATACATTTGGGGTACGGTTTAATATTTTAAATTCATCAGTATTTAATGCTCAAATGCCTGTAAAAAAAATGATTGAGTTTGAAAATAAAATTTCAAATACAATCATTTTTTTATTATCAGATAAGGCAAAGCACATTAGTATGCAAAGTCTTAAAATTGATGGTTACCCAGAAATTGAAAGTATTTAG
- a CDS encoding GNAT family N-acetyltransferase has protein sequence MLLSNNINAFEYLENGLMDPLNNLSLIGKWSKNNSFLLSPFHNQYTLDWLINAFDALFHHFTEIKHIRIPKKSWQSQPALQDMIKVLNAESFSKYEFYCSKLVAHNDKKQILSNFNKEDLICPTRNLSPTGEVYRRFDHKLQQMISFRVVDIESDLALFHNWMHNPRVAEFWQQAWPEDELKQYLLNKLSTPITLPLIGYFNDQPFGYFEVYWAAEDHISEHYNWQAYDRGLHLLVGEESFRGKNYFASWLCAISHFIYQDDPQTQRIVLEPRADNHKLFNHILHYGYKKQFNFEFPHKTATLLMGNKHDFFKRNLNC, from the coding sequence ATGCTGCTATCAAATAATATTAATGCATTTGAATATCTAGAGAATGGATTAATGGATCCTTTAAACAACTTGTCTTTGATTGGTAAATGGTCTAAAAATAATTCATTTTTATTATCTCCATTTCATAATCAATACACATTAGACTGGTTAATTAACGCTTTTGATGCACTTTTTCATCATTTTACTGAGATAAAACATATTCGCATTCCAAAAAAAAGTTGGCAAAGTCAACCAGCTTTACAAGATATGATAAAAGTTTTAAATGCTGAAAGTTTTTCAAAATATGAATTTTATTGTTCAAAATTAGTAGCTCATAACGATAAAAAGCAAATTTTAAGTAACTTTAACAAAGAAGATCTTATTTGCCCTACTCGGAATTTATCGCCAACAGGTGAAGTGTACAGACGTTTTGACCATAAATTACAGCAAATGATTTCTTTTAGAGTAGTCGATATTGAGTCCGATTTAGCTCTTTTTCACAATTGGATGCACAACCCTAGAGTCGCAGAGTTTTGGCAACAAGCATGGCCTGAAGATGAATTAAAACAGTATTTATTAAATAAATTATCAACGCCGATAACATTACCTTTAATTGGCTATTTTAATGATCAGCCTTTTGGTTATTTTGAAGTTTATTGGGCTGCAGAAGATCATATTTCGGAACACTATAATTGGCAGGCTTATGATCGTGGTTTACATTTACTGGTAGGTGAAGAGTCCTTTCGAGGTAAAAACTATTTTGCATCATGGTTATGTGCAATAAGCCATTTTATATATCAAGATGATCCCCAGACACAACGTATCGTTTTAGAGCCAAGAGCTGACAATCATAAACTATTTAATCACATTCTACATTATGGATACAAAAAACAATTTAATTTTGAATTTCCACACAAAACAGCAACGCTTTTAATGGGTAACAAGCATGATTTTTTTAAAAGAAATTTAAATTGCTAA
- a CDS encoding sigma-70 family RNA polymerase sigma factor produces MSVQKTNNPNQWQDVFTKNRTSMLETAGEITGCHKKAEDILQDAYIKVIEKSPYESVNYHKSFAFRVIRNLSIDHYRRKKLERNLFQEDEELDEQQTEYNQCINNPERSIICMNQFEVIDKALSKMSERSQNTFKLLKHDGLSQVEISNKLKISPTLVNFIIKDVISDLKLALTEKPQYIN; encoded by the coding sequence ATGTCAGTACAAAAAACAAACAACCCAAATCAATGGCAAGATGTGTTTACCAAAAATAGAACCTCTATGTTAGAAACAGCAGGTGAAATAACTGGGTGTCACAAAAAAGCTGAAGATATTTTGCAAGATGCATATATAAAAGTGATAGAAAAATCCCCATATGAAAGTGTTAATTACCATAAAAGTTTTGCATTTCGCGTTATTCGAAATTTATCTATAGATCATTACCGTCGTAAGAAATTGGAAAGAAACTTATTCCAAGAAGATGAAGAATTAGATGAACAACAAACTGAGTATAACCAATGCATAAATAACCCTGAGCGCTCTATCATTTGCATGAACCAATTCGAAGTAATAGATAAAGCACTTTCTAAAATGAGTGAAAGAAGTCAAAACACCTTTAAACTTTTAAAGCATGATGGATTGAGTCAAGTCGAGATTTCAAATAAGTTAAAAATATCGCCTACTTTGGTAAATTTTATAATCAAAGATGTCATTAGTGATTTAAAGCTCGCATTAACCGAAAAGCCACAATATATTAATTAA
- a CDS encoding MbtH family NRPS accessory protein — MSYFDKQDALFCVLKNKEGQYSLWPKSKSIPGGWTSEKIEGNKEECLEYISNNWTDMRPLSLVEQMNSDK; from the coding sequence ATGAGTTATTTTGATAAACAAGATGCTTTATTTTGTGTGCTTAAAAATAAAGAAGGCCAATATTCCTTATGGCCTAAAAGTAAAAGTATCCCAGGTGGGTGGACTAGCGAGAAAATAGAAGGCAATAAAGAAGAATGCCTAGAGTATATAAGCAATAACTGGACTGACATGCGACCTTTGTCATTAGTAGAACAAATGAATTCTGATAAATAG